The genomic segment CTCGAGCTCGGCCAGCACGTCGCGCCGGGCGTCGCCCAGCACCCGTTCGATCAAGGCCACGTCGTACGCCACTGACCCTCCCGGCGGCCCGCCGAGCCACCCCGGCCGGCGAACGGTTCAGTGTGGGCGGGGTCCGCCCCGCCCGCAAGGCGAGCCGTCCAAGAAGGTGCCGCAGGCGAACAGTCGATTCGGCGAGCACGCCGGCGGCAACGCAGTGCAGCGGAGTGTTGACATCCCGCCCGGCCAGGCGGATGGTAAGGTCGCCGGGGGTTGCGGCGAGGGGCCCAAGCGGGAGGTGAACAGCATGGCGAAGCTGCTGTTTGCAGGAACTTCCGCCTCCGACGATCCCACCCGTGCTGCCCTGCCCTTCCTCGGGGCGAAGGGTGGCGGGAATCGGGCCACGAGGCGGAGATCTTCCTCATGGGAGAGGCCGTGTACCTGATGAAGACGGAGGTCGCCGACGCCTGCAACCCGGTCGGCTGGCCGAACGTTGGTGAAGTACTTCGCGAGGTCGTCGACAACGGCGTCCCCGTGTACGTCTGAGGGGGCTGCGCAGCTGCCCGTGCGGTGGCCGAAGCAGACCTTGAAGGCAAGAACGCTCAGTTCACGAGTCCGGCCGAGTTCGCAGACCACTGCGCGCAGGCCGACAACGTCATCACAATCTGAGCTGGTCCTCCCCGCCCGCTCCCGGTCCACCTCCGTCAACCTGCGAGCGCCTGAACACGGTTCCGGGACAAGTGAGAGGGGAGCCCAACAGGCCCTTCGCCTGCGTGGTTGCCCCATCCACCCGCGCCGGGTGTCGCTCGCCAGCATCATGATTCTGGTGGGATGTTCTGGTTGACACGGAAGATGTTGTCAGGGTCCCATCTCCGTTTGAGGGCCTGGAGGCGGGCGAACGTCTTGCTGCCATAGGCGTGCTGGACGCGGCTGTGCCCCTCATCCCCGAGGAAGTTGACGTAGACACCGCCGGCCGATGCGGTCTGGGCCTCTTCGAACAGTGCGTGCGTATGGGCTGTGTGCAGCGGTGACTGCGCGGGATCGACCCATCGGGTGTTGACGTTGAGCACGAAGGGGGCGTGCCGGTGAGAGTAGGCGGTCTCCGCCTCGCCGACACGGGCGACGGCGCCGCCCATGGTGGCGATCTTGAAGTCGGACAGCGGAGAGGTGTGCGACACGGCGTAGCGCGCGAGGACGTCGACGATGTCATCGTCGAGGTTCGCGAGATACTCAGCCTTCCAGTAGTTGCAGAAGCCCGGCTCCCAGCTGGCGTCGAACATCGCCTGAAAGTCTGCGTAGGACCGTATCGTCAGGGCGTCGGCCGCCGGTTGACCGAAGGCGCGCAGCGGCGCGAGCGCGGCTTGACCCTCCTCGATTGGCCCGGCGTAACAGGCTGCAAGGGCGATGATGGGACGGCCGTAGAGCTCGGCGGGCAGGAACGGGACACGAGGAGCGGTGCGGCAGACGGCGATGACCGTCAGGGCGTCATCAGCCTCGGGAGCGAACTCGCGGAACAGGCGCAGGACGTCTCGGGCCTGATCGGCCGGCCAGACCACCAGCCCGCACAGCACCCGTGGGCCGACCCGATGGAGCCGGAACTCGAACGACGTCACGATGCCGAAGTTGCCGCCGCCGCCGCGCAATCCCCACAGCAAGTCCTGGTTCTCGCGGCTGCAAGCACGCACGATCCGACCTTCTGCGGTGAGCAGGTCGGCGGCGACCAGGTTGTCGCAGGCGAGGCCGAAGGCGCGCTGCAGCCAGCCGATGCCTCCGCCAAGGGTCAGCCCGGCGACCCCGGTCGTGGACATGATCCCGAGCGTGGTCGCAAGGCCATGCTCTTGCGCCTGTCGGTCGAACTCGGCCCCTACGGCACCGGGTCCTACCACAGCAAGGCGGCGCGCAGGGTCGACGGACACCGACGCCATGGGCCGCAGGTCGAGCACCACCCCGCCGTCGCACGTCCCGAACCCAGCGACGTTGTGGCCACCTGCCCGCACCGCAACCACAAGTCCACGTTCTACGGCGAAGGCAAGCCCCCGCTTGACGTCCCTGACGTCCCGGCAGCGCACGATCGCGGCGGGACGCCGGTCAATGCTGCCGTTCCATACCCTGCGGGCTTGGTCGTAGCGAGGATCCGGCGGGCGGATGACCTCGCCCCGGATGTGGCGCGCCAGGACGTCGAGGTCCCGGTGGCTGACCTGGTGCCTGGTTTCGGTCGACATGCTCGCCCTCCAGCCAGCTGCGATACGTGGACCCTGCTCTCACCATCGACCCGTCTCTTGCTCAGGGCCAGTGAAGGATCTGTACTAGGAGATGCTGGAGACGAACGCGGGTGGGAGGCGACGGTGGGCGAGTACGGGCAGTTCTGTCCGGTGGCCAAGGCCGCCGAGGTGCTGGATCAACGATGGACGCTGCTGGTCGTTCGGGAGCTCGTCGCTGGCAGCACGCGGTTCAACGACATCCATCGGGGGGTCCCGCGCATGTCGCGGACCTTGCTGTCGCAACGGCTGAAACAGCTCGTCCGGCAAGGACTGGTCGAGCGCCGGGAGGACGACGAGGGTCCGGTGTACCACCTCAGCGACGCGGGGCATGAGCTCCACGAGGTCATAGAGGTTCTTGGCAAGTGGGGCATTCGGTGGATGAACTCCCTCGGCGGACAGGACCTCGACCCCGCACTGCTGGTCTGGGACATGTCATCGCCCAGGTCGAGCGGGCGTTCGGACGCCAGCTGCCCGTGTCGAGCCTCCTCGAGGGGCGCACGATCGAGCGGCTGGCGTGCCTGCTGCGCGACGAGCCCGCCGCCCGCTCACCCCTCGTGGCGATCCACCCGCGCGGTGCGCACCCGCCGGTCTTCTGGGTGCATCCGCTCAGCGGAACCGTGTACTGCTACGTCGAGCTCGCCGAGGCCCTGGGCGACGACCGGCCGTGCTTCGGCCTTCAGGCCACCGGCTTCGCCGGAGGGAAACCCCAGACGCGCATCGAGGACATGGCCCGCCGCTACGTGCAGGAGGTGCAGCGCCTGCAGCCCGCGGGGCCCTACCGGCTGGGCGGCTGGTCGATGGGCGGGGTGGTCGCCTTCGAGATGGCGCGTCAGCTGGAGGAGCGCGGCGAGCGGGTGGCGCTGCTCGCCCTGCTCGACCCGGCGCCCCCCGGCGCCGGCGCGGACGGCGACGACAGCGCCGCCGGAGAGCCGCTGCTGGGCTTCGTGCAGCACCTGGGGCTGTGGCCGGACGACCTCACCGTGTTCGGCAGTGGCTTGTCGCAGCTCGACCCGTCCGAGCAGCTCGCCTGCGTGCTCGAGCAGGCCCGGCGGGCGGGACTCGTGCCACCGGACCTCGAGGTGTCGGAGCTCGACCGGCAGCTGGCCGTGTTCACGAGCAACCTGGAGGCGATGCGCCACTACGCCCCGGCCCCCTACACCGGCCGGGTCACGCTCGTGGAGGCCGCCGGCTCACGGCACGGGCGCGCGATGCACGGGGCCCGCTGGGACGACCTCGCGCTCGGTGGGCTCGTCCGGCACACCGTTCCCGGCGACCACTCCACGATGCTCCGCCGGCCTCACGTGGGCGTGCTCGCCGAGCGTCTGACCGCTTGTCTCCACGAGACGGGCGCGAGCACGCCATGAGCCCGCGCGTCGCGCGAGCAGACGGGTGGGTCCGCCGGGGCGGTGCGGCCGGGCTGGCCCTGGTGGACGGCGACGTGCACGTATGGCTCGCCGACCTCGACCAACCGGCCTGGCCCCTGCTGCGGCTTGCCGACACGCTGTCGCCCGACGAGCGGGAGCGCGCGGAGCGCCTGCGCTTCCCCCGCGACCAGCGGCGCTTCACGGTCGCGAGAGGGGTGCTGCGCACGCTGCTCGCCGGCTACGTGCATCATGAGCCCGCGGCGGTGCGGCTGCGCTACGGGCCTCGGGGCAAGCCCGAGCTCGCCACGCCCTCGGGTGGCCCGCCGATCCGCTTCAACTCCTCACGTTCGCAGGGGCATGCGCTCTACGCCTTCGCGCGAGGCAGGCGCGTCGGCGTCGACCTCGAGGCGCTTCGCGCGGTGCCCGAGGCTGCGGCGATCGCCGAACGGTGGTTGCCCGTCCGTGAGCGGGACGCGGTGCTCGCCACCCCGCCCGACCGGCGGGACGAGGCGTTCCTGCGGAGCTGGACCTGCACGGAGGCGTATGTGAAGGCGCTGGGCGTGGGGCTCGTCGACGACCTCGAAGACATCGGGGCACCGCTCACCGTGGCGACCCTGCCGACCCGCCGGGTCGCCGGTGGAGACGTGGGGGGGAGCGCCGGCTGGTCGCTGGAGGCGCTGCCCCCCGTCGACGGCTACGTCGCGGCGCTCGTGGTCGAGGCGGAAGACCACCGGCTGCGCTGCTGGGTCCTCGACGCTGCCGGCACCGCCGCCGTGTCCCCTATCCGGCGCGGCAGACGAAGTCGAGCTCGTAGGTAAGGTCGAAGCCGTCCTGGTAAACGGTGCCGTGACCGGTGGCCGGCAGCGTGTTCGACGCCTGTCGACGACCGTGAGCCTCGCGACCGTGACCGGTGAGGGCCCCACCTGGCCGCGTCCTTGTATGCGCAGGTTGATCGTGCCGACCCCGCAGCCTTCCCAGCGCCCCGGTGAACACGCCGGTCCCCTACTGGACCCGACCGTTCTGGTGGACGACGCCTCGAACCTCTTCCGCGAAGGTGCCCGCGTGGGTCGGGAGAGGTCGACCGTACGGACGTCGGTGGAGTCGATCGCGGCGCGGAGATCCCTCGACCGCCTCGGGTTGCAGGGCGGTGTCGACGGCGACGGCGATGTCGCCAGCGCGTAGCGGGACGAGCGACACGGAGTCCAGTGGCGACACCATCTGCACCGCATCACCGAGACCCCTTCGCCGAGCACGCGACCAGCGCGTACGTCGTGAACGCGCAGCATCGGCTTCGATGTCGCCACCCGCCATCGGCGTCGTGGCGTCCTTGACCCGCGGGCGCCCGAAGCCGACCGTCGGGCTGCGCTGCGAGCTGGATGTGCTGCCCATCAACGAGGACCGCGGGGTGGGGTACGACTCCACCCATCCTGGCTCGATGCATTCCTGCGACCACGACGGGCACATGGCCGTGCTGCTCGGAGCGACCGCCGTCCTTGCCGAGAAGGAGGGGTCGACGGCAGCGTGCGCGTCGTCTGCCAACCGGCCGAGGAGCCAGCCGGCCGCGACGTGCAGGCGACGATCCACGACGGACTCCTCGAGCGAAGGCAACGCAGGTTGCGGACGTCGTTCCTCCCACCGACGGCGGGGTATGGCCTTGTTCGCAGACGACGTTTTGAGGTTTTGGAGGTGCGCGCATGAGGATCCGCAAGCGACCGGCAGGCCCCCCCGCTGCCAGTGTCCGTCCCCCGCGCTCAGGCGTCGGTCGCGGTTCCTCATCCGCCGCCGAGGCGGTGTCGGACGCCCTGCGCCGCGGTGAGAGCCCGCACCTCACCGGCCGTCGACGTGTCGCGTTGCTGCAGATCATCGGCGCAGGTGCGCTGGGTGTCGTTGGCCTGTACCAGTTCGGGCTCCTCCGGCGGGTGCCCGAGCCCTCGCTTCCCGGCTTGGACGCGGATGCCGTCGATGCCTCCGGCGAGGCATATGAGCTGCTACGAACCCCTGACAGCGCGCTGGGCATCGCCAGCGCCGGCGTGACGCTCGCGCTGGCGGGGATGGGCGGGGTCGACCGGGCCGAGGAGCAGCCGCTCCTGCCGCTGACGCTGTTCGCCAAGACGGTCGTGGACGCCCTCGGGGCGCTGTACCTGACCGCCGAGCAGCTCACGAGACACCGCAAGGTCTGCTCGTGGTGCTCGGTCAGCGCGGCAGCGCTTCTCGCCAGCGTTCCCGCTGCTTGGCCCGAAGCGCGGGCGGCACTCAGGTCCCTTCGGGACCGCCGCTGAACCCGAGACGGTTCATGACGATCCAGGAGAACCGCTGATGCCATCACCATCCACGACTGCCCGGGGAGTCGCTGTCGTGACGGGCGGGACGGCGGGAATCGGGCGAGCGAGCGTCCGCTGCCTGGCCGAGCGCGGCTGGGACGTCGGTGTCATCGCCCGTGGACAGGACCGGCTCGACGCCACCGTCGCCGAGGTCGAGCGGCTCGGTCGCCGGGCCGTGGCGGTGTCCGCCGACGTGGCGGACGCGGCAGCTCTGGATGACGCCGCCGACCGCATCGAGGCGACGCTGGGGCCGATCGACGTGTGGGTCAACAACGCGTTCACGGGCGCCATCGCCTTCTTCGAGGAGGTGACGCCCAAGGAGTTCGAGCGCATCACCGGGGTCACCTACCTCGGTTTCGTCAACGGCACCCGCACCGCCCTCGCACGGATGGCGACGCGCAACCGCGGCACGATCATCCAGGTCGGATCGGCCCTGGCGTTCCGCGGCATCCCTCTGCAGGCCGCCTACTGCGGTGCCAAGCACGCCATCGTCGGGTTCACCGAGTCGGTCCGAACGGAGCTGCTGCACAAGGGCCTCGACATCAACCTGTGCTCAGTGCACATGCCCGGAGTGAACACGCCCCAGTTCGGCTGGGTGCTGCACCGCGGCATCGATCACCACCCGATGCCGGTCCCGCCGATCTACCAGCCGGAGGTCGCCGGCCGGGCTGTCGCCCACGTCGCCGAGCATCCGCGGCGCTCGATGTGGGTGGGATTGCCGACCGTCCTCACGATCCTCGGCAACCGCTTCGCCCCGTCCCTGCTCGACCGCTTCCTCGCCCGCACCAACGTCGAGGACCAGCAGTCCCCCGACCACGACCCGCCGGGCGAGCGGTCCAACACCTGGGAGCCGGTGCCCGGCGGGGACATCGCCGCCCACGGCGCCTTCGACGACCAGGCGCACGCGCGCAGCCCCGAGCTGTGGCTCAGCCTGCACCGCGGCGCCGTTGCGGCAGCCGGCGCAGCGCTGCTCGGCATCGCCGCCGCAGCGGCGGGCTCGCGACGCAGCTGACTGGAACGAGCGCACCCGCTCGGCATCCTGACAGGAGTCACACATGAGGTTGGCGGTCATCGGTTTGGGACGGATGGGGCTGAGCCTCGGAGAGCTCGCCATCGACCGAGGGCATGAGGTCGTCGGGTGGGATCCGAGCGCGGACGCGCGGTCCACGGCGGCCGACCTGGACATCGAGGTGGCGGGTGACCTCGGCGACGTCGCCGGAGCGCTGCCGACCCCGCGGGTGGTGCTCATGTGGGTCCCCCATGGCAATCCGGTCGACGCGAACCTCGTCACGCTGCGGGAGGGCCTCGAGCACGGCGACGTCGTCGCCGACTGCGGCAACTCGCACTGGGAGGACTCCCGACGCCGTCACGACGAGCTGGTCGACGACGGCATCCGGTTCCTCGACATCGGCACGAGCGGGGGGATCAGCGTCGCGCTCGGCTGGCAGGGTGCGTTCATGGCAGGCGGCCCGAGGGACGCCTTCAATCTGGTGCAGCCGCTGCTGCGGGACCTCGCCGTGGCCGACGGCGCCGTCTTCTACGCCGGGCCGTCGCCGTCGGGGCATTTCGTGAAGCTGGGCACAACGCGATCGAGTTCGGGATGATCCAGGCGATCGCCGAGGGGGTCGAGCTGCTGCGCGGCTTCGACCATGAGCTCGATCTGCCGGCGGTGTTCGAGCACTGGAACCACGGGACGGTGATCCGCAGCTGGCTGGTCGGGCTGATGGGCAACGCGCTCGCGCACGGCGGGATCGGTCCGGAGGGTGACGTCGCAGTCGGTCTCGAGGGGCTGTCGACGGTGGTGGAGGACACCGGCGAGGTCAAGTGGGTCACCCAGTGGGCGTCCGAGCACGACATCCCGACACCGGTGACCGCGATGGCCCAGCAGCTGCTCATGGCCTACCGCGACGTCGACTGGCCGGCGGCGAAGGCCGTCGCGCTGCTCCGCAACCAGTTCGGCGGCCATCCGATCCGCCGACGCGACGCCGCCGCGGGGCAGCGTTCATGAGCGAGCTTCCCGACGGCTGGCCGTCGCAGCCGCCCATCACCGACTACGCCATGTTGTCGGACTGCCACGCCCCAGCGCTGGTGTCACGCGACGGGTCGGTGGACTGGTGGTGCCCGCCTCGCGCGGACGGGCCGTCGGTGTTCGGCCGCCTGCTCGATGCGGACGCTGGCCACTGGACGCTGTCGGCGGTCGACCCTGCCGAGATCTCCCGCCGCTATCTCGACGACACCCTCGTGCTGGAGACGACGGTGATCACCGAGAGCGGGGAGGTGCAAATCCTCGACTGCCTCGCCCTGGAGCCGGGCGCCCGGGGGCACGACATCGGCTTCAAGGTCCCGCAGCTGCTGGTCCGCAGCGTCGAGGGCGTGCGCGGCAGCGTGACGGTGCGCTGCGAGTTCGCACCGCGTGTCGAGTACGGGCTCACCGTGCCGCACCTCGAGGAGTCCGATGGTGTCATCGTCGCCGAGGGAGGACCCGTCCGGCTGCGGCTGTCCACGCCGGTGCCTCTGCGCATCGACGAGGGCACGGCGACCGGCGAGCTGACCGTCGAGGAGGGGAAGCAGCACACGTTCGCGCTGGCCTACGCGTCGCTGCACGGCAAGGACGAGGCCGCCGGCACCGAGCCGGGCGAGGCGCTCACCGAGACGCTCGCAGGCTGGCGATCCTGGGTCGACGCGCACGACCCCTACGAGGGTCCGCATGCCGAGGCGGTGCAGCGCAGCGCCCTGGTGCTGCAGGCGCTGACCTACCAGCCCTCCGGTGCGGTCCTGGCCGCGCCGACCACCTCGCTGCCCGCCGAACTCGGGGGATCCGACAACTGGGACTACCGCTACGCCTGGCTGCGCGACCTCTCCCTGACCACCCAGGCCCTGTGGATCGGCGCCTGCCCCGACGAGGTCGGCCGGTTCCTGCAGTTCATCGCCGACGCAGCCGGCCAGCCGGCCGAGGGCGACCGCGTCCAGATAATGTACGGCCTCGACGGACGACGTTGGCTGCCCGAGCACGAGCTCGACCACCTCGCCGGCTACGCCGACAGCCGCCCCGTGCGCATCGGCAACGACGCGTGGGACCAGTCCCAGCTCGACGTCATGGGCGAGGTCCTCGACCTCGCGCTGCGCTACCGCGACCAGCTCGACCCGATCAACGAGCGCACCCGACGACTCCTGCGCTGGATGGCCGAGGAAGCCGCGACGACGTGGCAGGCCGAGGACGCAGGCATGTGGGAGTCCCGCGACGGCGGCCGGCACTACACGACCTCGAAGGTGATGTGCTGGGTCGCGCTCGACCGCGCCTTGCAGCTCGCCGACCTCCTCGACGCGCAGGACGAGATCGACCGCTGGCAGGCGATCGCCGAGGAGATCCGCCAGACCGTCCTCGAGCAGGCTTGGAACGCCGACATCGACGCCTACGCCGGCGCGCTCGGCTCGGACCGCCTCGACGCCTCCGTGCTGCTCATGCCGCTCGTCGGGTTCCTCGACGCCCGCGACGAGCGGATGCGCGCCACCATCCGAGCCATCCAACGCGAGCTCACCCGCGACGGGCTCGTCTACCGCTGGGACGGCGACGCCAACGGCTTCGTGCTGTGCACCGCCTGGCTCGTCGAGTGCCTCGCCCTGGCCGGCGAGCACGACGAAGCCGCCGGTCTGCTCGACCGGCTCGTCGCCCGCGCCAACGACCTCGGCCTTTACGCCGAGCAGATCGAGCCCGCCACCGGCGCGCACGCCGGCAACTACCCCCAGGCGTTCTCCCACGTCGGCATAATCAACGCCGCCTGGCGGATCGGGCAGACCGCCGACCAGCAAACACCTTCGTCACCTACGTGACATTGGTCGCTCGGCTTGCATGCCCGTCGCCTCATCTGGCAACCGCTTCCAGAGGGCAGCGATCACGAAGGGGTCATCCCGCGATGGCAGGACGAACCTACGAACAGCAGACCACGAGCACCGGCCTCCGCCGCCCCGCTCGGGCTGATGGTGAGCACGGGCGTGCCGGTGGTCCTCATCGTCCTCGGCGTTGCGCTGCTCGGCAGCGGCGCCATCGACTGGGCGAGCGCGATCGTGTGGGGCATCGTGCACGGCCGCCTTCACCCTACTTCGGCAAGGCCCCCCTGTGGCGAGTCTGATGGGGCACCTGCTGTTCGGCCTGGTGCTCGGCCTTGGCTACCAGTTGCTACCAATCGGAGGCTGACACATGCTCGCACGACGTCTGCTCCTCGGCGCGGTCGCCGGTGCCACCGGCACCGCCGTGCTGAACCTCACCACCTACCTCGACATGGCGATCCGCGCGCGACCGTCGAGCCAGATGCCCGCCGAAGCCGCCGACGAGCTGACCGACAAGGTCGGCCTGCCGCTGGCCGGCGAGGACGACGGTGACGAGGCCGCCCAGGCCCGTAAGACGGCGCTGGGCGCGCTCTTCGGCTTCGCCACCGGCATCGGCCTCGGCGCCAGCTTCGGTGCCCTGCGCCCCGCGCTCCGGTCCGTGCCCACCTCCGTTCTCGCCGCCGGCGTGGGGCTATCCGCGACGGTCGCGAGCTCCGGGCCGCTCGTCGCGCTGGGGCTCACCGACCCGACCGAGTGGGGCGCCGAAGGTTGGGTGTCCGATCTCGTCCCCCACCTCGCCTACGGCCTCGCGACCGTCCTCGTCCACGACGCCCTGGACCTCGAATAGGCGAGTTGTGCTTGACAGGCGGGCAGGGCGGCCATCCTGGCTGTGGCCGGCTGGTTTGAGCCGCTCGATGACGCTCGGGAGAACCGGTCGAGGCTGGGCTGGTAGCCGATGATGCGCACGGTGATGCTGCGCGCCCGGCGCATGACCATGGAGGGGATGAGGATCATGGCGGCGACGAAGCGCCGGAACGACAGCGGCACCGAGAACCAGACCGTCGAGCACCTCGAGCAGCTGCTGTCGGCCGCCAAGGACGCCGGCACCCCGGTGTTCGTCTCGCCGCACTACTACTACCCGCACGACGACCAGTGGCAGTTCGGCGGTCAGCTCGAGCAGATGATGCACGACATCGACATGTTCGAGCGCTCAGGGCCGCTCGATGCCGAGGGGCTCGAGGGCTCCGGCGCCGATGG from the Egibacteraceae bacterium genome contains:
- a CDS encoding 4'-phosphopantetheinyl transferase superfamily protein; translated protein: MSPRVARADGWVRRGGAAGLALVDGDVHVWLADLDQPAWPLLRLADTLSPDERERAERLRFPRDQRRFTVARGVLRTLLAGYVHHEPAAVRLRYGPRGKPELATPSGGPPIRFNSSRSQGHALYAFARGRRVGVDLEALRAVPEAAAIAERWLPVRERDAVLATPPDRRDEAFLRSWTCTEAYVKALGVGLVDDLEDIGAPLTVATLPTRRVAGGDVGGSAGWSLEALPPVDGYVAALVVEAEDHRLRCWVLDAAGTAAVSPIRRGRRSRARR
- a CDS encoding thioesterase domain-containing protein; the protein is MDELPRRTGPRPRTAGLGHVIAQVERAFGRQLPVSSLLEGRTIERLACLLRDEPAARSPLVAIHPRGAHPPVFWVHPLSGTVYCYVELAEALGDDRPCFGLQATGFAGGKPQTRIEDMARRYVQEVQRLQPAGPYRLGGWSMGGVVAFEMARQLEERGERVALLALLDPAPPGAGADGDDSAAGEPLLGFVQHLGLWPDDLTVFGSGLSQLDPSEQLACVLEQARRAGLVPPDLEVSELDRQLAVFTSNLEAMRHYAPAPYTGRVTLVEAAGSRHGRAMHGARWDDLALGGLVRHTVPGDHSTMLRRPHVGVLAERLTACLHETGASTP
- a CDS encoding glycoside hydrolase family 15 protein, translating into MSELPDGWPSQPPITDYAMLSDCHAPALVSRDGSVDWWCPPRADGPSVFGRLLDADAGHWTLSAVDPAEISRRYLDDTLVLETTVITESGEVQILDCLALEPGARGHDIGFKVPQLLVRSVEGVRGSVTVRCEFAPRVEYGLTVPHLEESDGVIVAEGGPVRLRLSTPVPLRIDEGTATGELTVEEGKQHTFALAYASLHGKDEAAGTEPGEALTETLAGWRSWVDAHDPYEGPHAEAVQRSALVLQALTYQPSGAVLAAPTTSLPAELGGSDNWDYRYAWLRDLSLTTQALWIGACPDEVGRFLQFIADAAGQPAEGDRVQIMYGLDGRRWLPEHELDHLAGYADSRPVRIGNDAWDQSQLDVMGEVLDLALRYRDQLDPINERTRRLLRWMAEEAATTWQAEDAGMWESRDGGRHYTTSKVMCWVALDRALQLADLLDAQDEIDRWQAIAEEIRQTVLEQAWNADIDAYAGALGSDRLDASVLLMPLVGFLDARDERMRATIRAIQRELTRDGLVYRWDGDANGFVLCTAWLVECLALAGEHDEAAGLLDRLVARANDLGLYAEQIEPATGAHAGNYPQAFSHVGIINAAWRIGQTADQQTPSSPT
- a CDS encoding SDR family oxidoreductase, producing MPSPSTTARGVAVVTGGTAGIGRASVRCLAERGWDVGVIARGQDRLDATVAEVERLGRRAVAVSADVADAAALDDAADRIEATLGPIDVWVNNAFTGAIAFFEEVTPKEFERITGVTYLGFVNGTRTALARMATRNRGTIIQVGSALAFRGIPLQAAYCGAKHAIVGFTESVRTELLHKGLDINLCSVHMPGVNTPQFGWVLHRGIDHHPMPVPPIYQPEVAGRAVAHVAEHPRRSMWVGLPTVLTILGNRFAPSLLDRFLARTNVEDQQSPDHDPPGERSNTWEPVPGGDIAAHGAFDDQAHARSPELWLSLHRGAVAAAGAALLGIAAAAAGSRRS
- a CDS encoding NAD(P)-binding domain-containing protein translates to MRLAVIGLGRMGLSLGELAIDRGHEVVGWDPSADARSTAADLDIEVAGDLGDVAGALPTPRVVLMWVPHGNPVDANLVTLREGLEHGDVVADCGNSHWEDSRRRHDELVDDGIRFLDIGTSGGISVALGWQGAFMAGGPRDAFNLVQPLLRDLAVADGAVFYAGPSPSGHFVKLGTTRSSSG
- a CDS encoding FAD-binding oxidoreductase — its product is MSTETRHQVSHRDLDVLARHIRGEVIRPPDPRYDQARRVWNGSIDRRPAAIVRCRDVRDVKRGLAFAVERGLVVAVRAGGHNVAGFGTCDGGVVLDLRPMASVSVDPARRLAVVGPGAVGAEFDRQAQEHGLATTLGIMSTTGVAGLTLGGGIGWLQRAFGLACDNLVAADLLTAEGRIVRACSRENQDLLWGLRGGGGNFGIVTSFEFRLHRVGPRVLCGLVVWPADQARDVLRLFREFAPEADDALTVIAVCRTAPRVPFLPAELYGRPIIALAACYAGPIEEGQAALAPLRAFGQPAADALTIRSYADFQAMFDASWEPGFCNYWKAEYLANLDDDIVDVLARYAVSHTSPLSDFKIATMGGAVARVGEAETAYSHRHAPFVLNVNTRWVDPAQSPLHTAHTHALFEEAQTASAGGVYVNFLGDEGHSRVQHAYGSKTFARLQALKRRWDPDNIFRVNQNIPPES
- a CDS encoding vitamin K epoxide reductase family protein, which gives rise to MRIRKRPAGPPAASVRPPRSGVGRGSSSAAEAVSDALRRGESPHLTGRRRVALLQIIGAGALGVVGLYQFGLLRRVPEPSLPGLDADAVDASGEAYELLRTPDSALGIASAGVTLALAGMGGVDRAEEQPLLPLTLFAKTVVDALGALYLTAEQLTRHRKVCSWCSVSAAALLASVPAAWPEARAALRSLRDRR